In Bubalus bubalis isolate 160015118507 breed Murrah chromosome 3, NDDB_SH_1, whole genome shotgun sequence, a genomic segment contains:
- the TLR4 gene encoding toll-like receptor 4 precursor (The RefSeq protein has 11 substitutions compared to this genomic sequence) codes for MMARARLAAALIPAMAILSCLRTESWDPCVQVVPNISYQCMELNLYKIPDNIPISTKMLDLSFNYLRHLGRHNFSSFPELQVLDLSRCEIKIIEDDTFQGLNHLSTLILTGNPIQSLAWGAFSGLSSLRKLVAVETNLVSLHDFPIGHLRALKELNVAHNFIHSFKLPEYFSNLPNLEHLDLSNNKIQNIYQEDVKVLHQMPLLNLSLDLSLNPLDFIEPDTFNEIKLNGLTLRSNFNSLHVMKTCIQGLAGLKIYRLVLGEFKNERKLKIFDRSFLEGLCNLTIEQFRIAYLDEFSGDDTDLFNCLANVSVISLLSISLGSLQALLKDFRWQHLEIVNCDFEKFPALKLSSLKKFVFTDNKDISTFTEFQLPSLQYLDLKRNHLSFKGCCSHTDFGTTNLKHLDLSFNDVITLGSNFVGLEQLEHLDFQHSTLKQINAFSAFLSLRNLRYLDISYTNIRIVFHGIFTGLVSLQTLKMAGNSFQNNLLPDIFTELTNLTVLDLSKCQLEQVSQTAFHSLSGLQVLNMSHNKLLSLDTFLYEPLHSLRILDCSFNRIMASKEQELQNLPRNLTWLNLTQNAFACVCEHQSFLQWVKDQRQLLVGAEQMMCAEPLDMKDMPVLSFRNATCQMSKMIISVSVVTVLLVSVVGVLVYKFYFHLMLLAGCKKYGRGESTYDAFVIYSSQDEDWVRNELVKNLEEGVPAFQLCLHYRDFIPGVAIAANIIQEGFHKSRKVIVVVSQHFIQSRWCIFEYEIAQTWQFLSSRAGIIFIVLQKLEKSLLRQQVELYRLLSRNTYLEWEDSVLGRHVFWRRLRKALLAGKPQSPEGTADAETNAQEVTTST; via the exons ATGATGGCGCGTGCCCGCCTGGCTGCGGCTCTGATCCCAGCCACGGCCATCCTCTCCTGCCTGAGAACCGAGAGCTGGGACCCTTGCGTACAG GTTGTTCCTAACATTAGTTACCAATGCATGGAGCTGAATCTCTACAAAATCCCTGACAACATCCCCATATCAaccaagatgctggacctgagCTTTAACTACCTGAGACATTTAGGCAGCCATAACTTCTCCAGCTTCCCAGAACTGCAAGTGCTGGATTTATCCAG ATGTGAAATTAAGATTATTGAAGACGACACATTTCAGGGCCTAAACCACCTCTCCACCTTGATACTGACGGGAAACCCTATCCAGAGTTTAGCCTGGGGCGCCTTTTCTGGGCTCTCAAGTTTACGGAAGCTGGTGGCCGTGGAGACAAACCTAGTATCTCTACACGACTTCCCCATTGGACATCTCAGAGCCTTGAAAGAGCTTAATGTGGCTCACAATTTTATCCATTCCTTCAAGTTACCTGAATATTTTTCTAACCTGCCCAACCTGGAGCACTTGGATCTTTCTAACAACAAAATCCAAAATATTTCTCGTAAGGATGTGAAAGTTCTACATCAAATGCCCCTACTCAACCTCTCTTTAGATTTGTCCTTGAACCCTTTAGGCTTTATTGAACCAGGTACCTTTAAAGAAATTAAGCTCAATGGATTGACTCTGCGAAGTAATTTTAACAGTTTACATGTCATGAAAACCTGTATTCAAGGTCTGGCTGGTTTAAAAATCAACCGGCTGGTTTTGggagaatttaaaaatgaaaggaagttGAAAATATTCGACAGATCTTTCCTGGAGGGACTGTGCAACCTGACCATTGAACAATTTCGGATAGCGTACTTGGACGAATTCTCAGGGGACGATACAGACTTATTTAATTGTTTGGCAAATGTTTCTGTGATTTCTCTGTTGAGTATATCTTTAGGAAGTCTACAAGCCCTTCTTAAAGATTTTAGATGGCAACACTTAGAAATTGTTAACTGTGACTTTGAaaagtttcctgcattgaagcTCAGTTCTCTCAAAAAGTTTGTTTTCACAGACAACAAAGATATAAGCACTTTTACTGAGTTTCAGCTACCAAGCCTTCAGTATCTAGATCTCAAAAGAAATCACTTGAGTTTCAAGGGTTGCTGTTCTCACACTGATTTTGGGACAACCAACCTGAAACATTTAGATCTGAGCTTCAATGATGTCATTACCTTAGGTTCAAACTTCGTGGGCTTAGAGCAACTAGAACACCTAGATTTTCAGCATTCCACTCTGAAACAGATCAATGCTTTTTCAGCATTCCTATCACTCAGAAACCTCCGCTACCTTGATATTTCTTATACCAACATCCGGATTGTCTTCCATGGCATCTTTACTGGCTTAGTCAGTCTGCAAACCTTGAAAATGGCCGGCAACTCTTTTCAGAACAACTTGCTCCCTGACATCTTCACAGAGCTGACTAATTTAACCGTCTTGGACCTCTCTAAGTGTCAACTGGAACAGGTATCCCAGACAGCATTTCACTCCCTCTCTAGCCTTCAGGTGCTGAATATGAGTCACAACAAACTCTTGTCATTGGATACATTTCTTTATGAACCACTCCACTCGCTCCGGATCCTAGACTGCAGTTTCAACCGTATCATGGCCTCTAAGGAGCAAGAACTACAGAATTTGCCAAGGAACCTCACTTGGCTAAATCTTACTCAGAATGCATTTGCTTGTGTTTGTGAACATCAGAGTTTCCTGCAGTGGGTCAAGGACCAGAGGCAGCTCTTGGTGGGAGCTGAGCAAATGATGTGTGCAGAGCCTTTAGATATGAAGGACATGCCAGTGCTTAGTTTCAGGAATGCCACTTGTCAGATGAGCAAGATGATCATCAGTGTGTCAGTTGTCACTGTACTCCTGGTATCTGTGGTAGGAGTCCTAGTCTATAAGTTCTATTTCCACCTGATGCTTCTTGCTGGCTGCAAAAAGTATGGCAGGGGTGAGAGCACCTATGATGCCTTTGTAATCTACTCAAGCCAGGATGAAGACTGGGTGCGGAATGAACTGGTAAAGAACTTGGAGGAGGGCGTGCCCGCCTTTCAGCTCTGCCTCCACTACAGGGACTTTATTCCTGGGGTGGCCATCGCCGCCAATATCATCCAGGAGGGTTTCCACAAAAGCCGTAAGGTTATTGTCGTGGTGTCCCAGCACTTCATCCAGAGCCGATGGTGTATCTTCGAGTATGAGATTGCCCAGACCTGGCAGTTTCTGAGCAGCCGTGCTGGCATCATCTTCATCGTCCTGCAGAAGCTGGAGAAGTCTCTTCTGCGGCAGCAGGTGGAGCTCTATCGCCTTCTGAGCAGGAACACCTACCTGGAGTGGGAGGACAGTGTCCTGGGGCGGCATGTCTTCTGGAGAAGACTCAGAAAAGCCTTGCTGGCTGGTAAACCCACGAGTCCAGAAGGAACAGCAGATGCAGAAACCAACGCGCAAGAAGTGACAACCTCCACCTGA
- the TLR4 gene encoding toll-like receptor 4 isoform X1 produces the protein MELNLYKIPDNIPISTKMLDLSFNYLRHLGSHNFSSFPELQVLDLSRCEIKIIEDDTFQGLNHLSTLILTGNPIQSLAWGAFSGLSSLRKLVAVETNLVSLHDFPIGHLRALKELNVAHNFIHSFKLPEYFSNLPNLEHLDLSNNKIQNISRKDVKVLHQMPLLNLSLDLSLNPLGFIEPGTFKEIKLNGLTLRSNFNSLHVMKTCIQGLAGLKINRLVLGEFKNERKLKIFDRSFLEGLCNLTIEQFRIAYLDEFSGDDTDLFNCLANVSVISLLSISLGSLQALLKDFRWQHLEIVNCDFEKFPALKLSSLKKFVFTDNKDISTFTEFQLPSLQYLDLKRNHLSFKGCCSHTDFGTTNLKHLDLSFNDVITLGSNFVGLEQLEHLDFQHSTLKQINAFSAFLSLRNLRYLDISYTNIRIVFHGIFTGLVSLQTLKMAGNSFQNNLLPDIFTELTNLTVLDLSKCQLEQVSQTAFHSLSSLQVLNMSHNKLLSLDTFLYEPLHSLRILDCSFNRIMASKEQELQNLPRNLTWLNLTQNAFACVCEHQSFLQWVKDQRQLLVGAEQMMCAEPLDMKDMPVLSFRNATCQMSKMIISVSVVTVLLVSVVGVLVYKFYFHLMLLAGCKKYGRGESTYDAFVIYSSQDEDWVRNELVKNLEEGVPAFQLCLHYRDFIPGVAIAANIIQEGFHKSRKVIVVVSQHFIQSRWCIFEYEIAQTWQFLSSRAGIIFIVLQKLEKSLLRQQVELYRLLSRNTYLEWEDSVLGRHVFWRRLRKALLAGKPTSPEGTADAETNAQEVTTST, from the exons ATGGAGCTGAATCTCTACAAAATCCCTGACAACATCCCCATATCAaccaagatgctggacctgagCTTTAACTACCTGAGACATTTAGGCAGCCATAACTTCTCCAGCTTCCCAGAACTGCAAGTGCTGGATTTATCCAG ATGTGAAATTAAGATTATTGAAGACGACACATTTCAGGGCCTAAACCACCTCTCCACCTTGATACTGACGGGAAACCCTATCCAGAGTTTAGCCTGGGGCGCCTTTTCTGGGCTCTCAAGTTTACGGAAGCTGGTGGCCGTGGAGACAAACCTAGTATCTCTACACGACTTCCCCATTGGACATCTCAGAGCCTTGAAAGAGCTTAATGTGGCTCACAATTTTATCCATTCCTTCAAGTTACCTGAATATTTTTCTAACCTGCCCAACCTGGAGCACTTGGATCTTTCTAACAACAAAATCCAAAATATTTCTCGTAAGGATGTGAAAGTTCTACATCAAATGCCCCTACTCAACCTCTCTTTAGATTTGTCCTTGAACCCTTTAGGCTTTATTGAACCAGGTACCTTTAAAGAAATTAAGCTCAATGGATTGACTCTGCGAAGTAATTTTAACAGTTTACATGTCATGAAAACCTGTATTCAAGGTCTGGCTGGTTTAAAAATCAACCGGCTGGTTTTGggagaatttaaaaatgaaaggaagttGAAAATATTCGACAGATCTTTCCTGGAGGGACTGTGCAACCTGACCATTGAACAATTTCGGATAGCGTACTTGGACGAATTCTCAGGGGACGATACAGACTTATTTAATTGTTTGGCAAATGTTTCTGTGATTTCTCTGTTGAGTATATCTTTAGGAAGTCTACAAGCCCTTCTTAAAGATTTTAGATGGCAACACTTAGAAATTGTTAACTGTGACTTTGAaaagtttcctgcattgaagcTCAGTTCTCTCAAAAAGTTTGTTTTCACAGACAACAAAGATATAAGCACTTTTACTGAGTTTCAGCTACCAAGCCTTCAGTATCTAGATCTCAAAAGAAATCACTTGAGTTTCAAGGGTTGCTGTTCTCACACTGATTTTGGGACAACCAACCTGAAACATTTAGATCTGAGCTTCAATGATGTCATTACCTTAGGTTCAAACTTCGTGGGCTTAGAGCAACTAGAACACCTAGATTTTCAGCATTCCACTCTGAAACAGATCAATGCTTTTTCAGCATTCCTATCACTCAGAAACCTCCGCTACCTTGATATTTCTTATACCAACATCCGGATTGTCTTCCATGGCATCTTTACTGGCTTAGTCAGTCTGCAAACCTTGAAAATGGCCGGCAACTCTTTTCAGAACAACTTGCTCCCTGACATCTTCACAGAGCTGACTAATTTAACCGTCTTGGACCTCTCTAAGTGTCAACTGGAACAGGTATCCCAGACAGCATTTCACTCCCTCTCTAGCCTTCAGGTGCTGAATATGAGTCACAACAAACTCTTGTCATTGGATACATTTCTTTATGAACCACTCCACTCGCTCCGGATCCTAGACTGCAGTTTCAACCGTATCATGGCCTCTAAGGAGCAAGAACTACAGAATTTGCCAAGGAACCTCACTTGGCTAAATCTTACTCAGAATGCATTTGCTTGTGTTTGTGAACATCAGAGTTTCCTGCAGTGGGTCAAGGACCAGAGGCAGCTCTTGGTGGGAGCTGAGCAAATGATGTGTGCAGAGCCTTTAGATATGAAGGACATGCCAGTGCTTAGTTTCAGGAATGCCACTTGTCAGATGAGCAAGATGATCATCAGTGTGTCAGTTGTCACTGTACTCCTGGTATCTGTGGTAGGAGTCCTAGTCTATAAGTTCTATTTCCACCTGATGCTTCTTGCTGGCTGCAAAAAGTATGGCAGGGGTGAGAGCACCTATGATGCCTTTGTAATCTACTCAAGCCAGGATGAAGACTGGGTGCGGAATGAACTGGTAAAGAACTTGGAGGAGGGCGTGCCCGCCTTTCAGCTCTGCCTCCACTACAGGGACTTTATTCCTGGGGTGGCCATCGCCGCCAATATCATCCAGGAGGGTTTCCACAAAAGCCGTAAGGTTATTGTCGTGGTGTCCCAGCACTTCATCCAGAGCCGATGGTGTATCTTCGAGTATGAGATTGCCCAGACCTGGCAGTTTCTGAGCAGCCGTGCTGGCATCATCTTCATCGTCCTGCAGAAGCTGGAGAAGTCTCTTCTGCGGCAGCAGGTGGAGCTCTATCGCCTTCTGAGCAGGAACACCTACCTGGAGTGGGAGGACAGTGTCCTGGGGCGGCATGTCTTCTGGAGAAGACTCAGAAAAGCCTTGCTGGCTGGTAAACCCACGAGTCCAGAAGGAACAGCAGATGCAGAAACCAACGCGCAAGAAGTGACAACCTCCACCTGA
- the TLR4 gene encoding toll-like receptor 4 isoform X2, whose product MGFSRCEIKIIEDDTFQGLNHLSTLILTGNPIQSLAWGAFSGLSSLRKLVAVETNLVSLHDFPIGHLRALKELNVAHNFIHSFKLPEYFSNLPNLEHLDLSNNKIQNISRKDVKVLHQMPLLNLSLDLSLNPLGFIEPGTFKEIKLNGLTLRSNFNSLHVMKTCIQGLAGLKINRLVLGEFKNERKLKIFDRSFLEGLCNLTIEQFRIAYLDEFSGDDTDLFNCLANVSVISLLSISLGSLQALLKDFRWQHLEIVNCDFEKFPALKLSSLKKFVFTDNKDISTFTEFQLPSLQYLDLKRNHLSFKGCCSHTDFGTTNLKHLDLSFNDVITLGSNFVGLEQLEHLDFQHSTLKQINAFSAFLSLRNLRYLDISYTNIRIVFHGIFTGLVSLQTLKMAGNSFQNNLLPDIFTELTNLTVLDLSKCQLEQVSQTAFHSLSSLQVLNMSHNKLLSLDTFLYEPLHSLRILDCSFNRIMASKEQELQNLPRNLTWLNLTQNAFACVCEHQSFLQWVKDQRQLLVGAEQMMCAEPLDMKDMPVLSFRNATCQMSKMIISVSVVTVLLVSVVGVLVYKFYFHLMLLAGCKKYGRGESTYDAFVIYSSQDEDWVRNELVKNLEEGVPAFQLCLHYRDFIPGVAIAANIIQEGFHKSRKVIVVVSQHFIQSRWCIFEYEIAQTWQFLSSRAGIIFIVLQKLEKSLLRQQVELYRLLSRNTYLEWEDSVLGRHVFWRRLRKALLAGKPTSPEGTADAETNAQEVTTST is encoded by the exons atgggattttccag ATGTGAAATTAAGATTATTGAAGACGACACATTTCAGGGCCTAAACCACCTCTCCACCTTGATACTGACGGGAAACCCTATCCAGAGTTTAGCCTGGGGCGCCTTTTCTGGGCTCTCAAGTTTACGGAAGCTGGTGGCCGTGGAGACAAACCTAGTATCTCTACACGACTTCCCCATTGGACATCTCAGAGCCTTGAAAGAGCTTAATGTGGCTCACAATTTTATCCATTCCTTCAAGTTACCTGAATATTTTTCTAACCTGCCCAACCTGGAGCACTTGGATCTTTCTAACAACAAAATCCAAAATATTTCTCGTAAGGATGTGAAAGTTCTACATCAAATGCCCCTACTCAACCTCTCTTTAGATTTGTCCTTGAACCCTTTAGGCTTTATTGAACCAGGTACCTTTAAAGAAATTAAGCTCAATGGATTGACTCTGCGAAGTAATTTTAACAGTTTACATGTCATGAAAACCTGTATTCAAGGTCTGGCTGGTTTAAAAATCAACCGGCTGGTTTTGggagaatttaaaaatgaaaggaagttGAAAATATTCGACAGATCTTTCCTGGAGGGACTGTGCAACCTGACCATTGAACAATTTCGGATAGCGTACTTGGACGAATTCTCAGGGGACGATACAGACTTATTTAATTGTTTGGCAAATGTTTCTGTGATTTCTCTGTTGAGTATATCTTTAGGAAGTCTACAAGCCCTTCTTAAAGATTTTAGATGGCAACACTTAGAAATTGTTAACTGTGACTTTGAaaagtttcctgcattgaagcTCAGTTCTCTCAAAAAGTTTGTTTTCACAGACAACAAAGATATAAGCACTTTTACTGAGTTTCAGCTACCAAGCCTTCAGTATCTAGATCTCAAAAGAAATCACTTGAGTTTCAAGGGTTGCTGTTCTCACACTGATTTTGGGACAACCAACCTGAAACATTTAGATCTGAGCTTCAATGATGTCATTACCTTAGGTTCAAACTTCGTGGGCTTAGAGCAACTAGAACACCTAGATTTTCAGCATTCCACTCTGAAACAGATCAATGCTTTTTCAGCATTCCTATCACTCAGAAACCTCCGCTACCTTGATATTTCTTATACCAACATCCGGATTGTCTTCCATGGCATCTTTACTGGCTTAGTCAGTCTGCAAACCTTGAAAATGGCCGGCAACTCTTTTCAGAACAACTTGCTCCCTGACATCTTCACAGAGCTGACTAATTTAACCGTCTTGGACCTCTCTAAGTGTCAACTGGAACAGGTATCCCAGACAGCATTTCACTCCCTCTCTAGCCTTCAGGTGCTGAATATGAGTCACAACAAACTCTTGTCATTGGATACATTTCTTTATGAACCACTCCACTCGCTCCGGATCCTAGACTGCAGTTTCAACCGTATCATGGCCTCTAAGGAGCAAGAACTACAGAATTTGCCAAGGAACCTCACTTGGCTAAATCTTACTCAGAATGCATTTGCTTGTGTTTGTGAACATCAGAGTTTCCTGCAGTGGGTCAAGGACCAGAGGCAGCTCTTGGTGGGAGCTGAGCAAATGATGTGTGCAGAGCCTTTAGATATGAAGGACATGCCAGTGCTTAGTTTCAGGAATGCCACTTGTCAGATGAGCAAGATGATCATCAGTGTGTCAGTTGTCACTGTACTCCTGGTATCTGTGGTAGGAGTCCTAGTCTATAAGTTCTATTTCCACCTGATGCTTCTTGCTGGCTGCAAAAAGTATGGCAGGGGTGAGAGCACCTATGATGCCTTTGTAATCTACTCAAGCCAGGATGAAGACTGGGTGCGGAATGAACTGGTAAAGAACTTGGAGGAGGGCGTGCCCGCCTTTCAGCTCTGCCTCCACTACAGGGACTTTATTCCTGGGGTGGCCATCGCCGCCAATATCATCCAGGAGGGTTTCCACAAAAGCCGTAAGGTTATTGTCGTGGTGTCCCAGCACTTCATCCAGAGCCGATGGTGTATCTTCGAGTATGAGATTGCCCAGACCTGGCAGTTTCTGAGCAGCCGTGCTGGCATCATCTTCATCGTCCTGCAGAAGCTGGAGAAGTCTCTTCTGCGGCAGCAGGTGGAGCTCTATCGCCTTCTGAGCAGGAACACCTACCTGGAGTGGGAGGACAGTGTCCTGGGGCGGCATGTCTTCTGGAGAAGACTCAGAAAAGCCTTGCTGGCTGGTAAACCCACGAGTCCAGAAGGAACAGCAGATGCAGAAACCAACGCGCAAGAAGTGACAACCTCCACCTGA
- the TLR4 gene encoding toll-like receptor 4 isoform X3: MPLLNLSLDLSLNPLGFIEPGTFKEIKLNGLTLRSNFNSLHVMKTCIQGLAGLKINRLVLGEFKNERKLKIFDRSFLEGLCNLTIEQFRIAYLDEFSGDDTDLFNCLANVSVISLLSISLGSLQALLKDFRWQHLEIVNCDFEKFPALKLSSLKKFVFTDNKDISTFTEFQLPSLQYLDLKRNHLSFKGCCSHTDFGTTNLKHLDLSFNDVITLGSNFVGLEQLEHLDFQHSTLKQINAFSAFLSLRNLRYLDISYTNIRIVFHGIFTGLVSLQTLKMAGNSFQNNLLPDIFTELTNLTVLDLSKCQLEQVSQTAFHSLSSLQVLNMSHNKLLSLDTFLYEPLHSLRILDCSFNRIMASKEQELQNLPRNLTWLNLTQNAFACVCEHQSFLQWVKDQRQLLVGAEQMMCAEPLDMKDMPVLSFRNATCQMSKMIISVSVVTVLLVSVVGVLVYKFYFHLMLLAGCKKYGRGESTYDAFVIYSSQDEDWVRNELVKNLEEGVPAFQLCLHYRDFIPGVAIAANIIQEGFHKSRKVIVVVSQHFIQSRWCIFEYEIAQTWQFLSSRAGIIFIVLQKLEKSLLRQQVELYRLLSRNTYLEWEDSVLGRHVFWRRLRKALLAGKPTSPEGTADAETNAQEVTTST, from the coding sequence ATGCCCCTACTCAACCTCTCTTTAGATTTGTCCTTGAACCCTTTAGGCTTTATTGAACCAGGTACCTTTAAAGAAATTAAGCTCAATGGATTGACTCTGCGAAGTAATTTTAACAGTTTACATGTCATGAAAACCTGTATTCAAGGTCTGGCTGGTTTAAAAATCAACCGGCTGGTTTTGggagaatttaaaaatgaaaggaagttGAAAATATTCGACAGATCTTTCCTGGAGGGACTGTGCAACCTGACCATTGAACAATTTCGGATAGCGTACTTGGACGAATTCTCAGGGGACGATACAGACTTATTTAATTGTTTGGCAAATGTTTCTGTGATTTCTCTGTTGAGTATATCTTTAGGAAGTCTACAAGCCCTTCTTAAAGATTTTAGATGGCAACACTTAGAAATTGTTAACTGTGACTTTGAaaagtttcctgcattgaagcTCAGTTCTCTCAAAAAGTTTGTTTTCACAGACAACAAAGATATAAGCACTTTTACTGAGTTTCAGCTACCAAGCCTTCAGTATCTAGATCTCAAAAGAAATCACTTGAGTTTCAAGGGTTGCTGTTCTCACACTGATTTTGGGACAACCAACCTGAAACATTTAGATCTGAGCTTCAATGATGTCATTACCTTAGGTTCAAACTTCGTGGGCTTAGAGCAACTAGAACACCTAGATTTTCAGCATTCCACTCTGAAACAGATCAATGCTTTTTCAGCATTCCTATCACTCAGAAACCTCCGCTACCTTGATATTTCTTATACCAACATCCGGATTGTCTTCCATGGCATCTTTACTGGCTTAGTCAGTCTGCAAACCTTGAAAATGGCCGGCAACTCTTTTCAGAACAACTTGCTCCCTGACATCTTCACAGAGCTGACTAATTTAACCGTCTTGGACCTCTCTAAGTGTCAACTGGAACAGGTATCCCAGACAGCATTTCACTCCCTCTCTAGCCTTCAGGTGCTGAATATGAGTCACAACAAACTCTTGTCATTGGATACATTTCTTTATGAACCACTCCACTCGCTCCGGATCCTAGACTGCAGTTTCAACCGTATCATGGCCTCTAAGGAGCAAGAACTACAGAATTTGCCAAGGAACCTCACTTGGCTAAATCTTACTCAGAATGCATTTGCTTGTGTTTGTGAACATCAGAGTTTCCTGCAGTGGGTCAAGGACCAGAGGCAGCTCTTGGTGGGAGCTGAGCAAATGATGTGTGCAGAGCCTTTAGATATGAAGGACATGCCAGTGCTTAGTTTCAGGAATGCCACTTGTCAGATGAGCAAGATGATCATCAGTGTGTCAGTTGTCACTGTACTCCTGGTATCTGTGGTAGGAGTCCTAGTCTATAAGTTCTATTTCCACCTGATGCTTCTTGCTGGCTGCAAAAAGTATGGCAGGGGTGAGAGCACCTATGATGCCTTTGTAATCTACTCAAGCCAGGATGAAGACTGGGTGCGGAATGAACTGGTAAAGAACTTGGAGGAGGGCGTGCCCGCCTTTCAGCTCTGCCTCCACTACAGGGACTTTATTCCTGGGGTGGCCATCGCCGCCAATATCATCCAGGAGGGTTTCCACAAAAGCCGTAAGGTTATTGTCGTGGTGTCCCAGCACTTCATCCAGAGCCGATGGTGTATCTTCGAGTATGAGATTGCCCAGACCTGGCAGTTTCTGAGCAGCCGTGCTGGCATCATCTTCATCGTCCTGCAGAAGCTGGAGAAGTCTCTTCTGCGGCAGCAGGTGGAGCTCTATCGCCTTCTGAGCAGGAACACCTACCTGGAGTGGGAGGACAGTGTCCTGGGGCGGCATGTCTTCTGGAGAAGACTCAGAAAAGCCTTGCTGGCTGGTAAACCCACGAGTCCAGAAGGAACAGCAGATGCAGAAACCAACGCGCAAGAAGTGACAACCTCCACCTGA